In Azospirillaceae bacterium, a genomic segment contains:
- a CDS encoding helix-turn-helix transcriptional regulator: MTDGRSLVADLRRLRRVRGLKQGHVADLLGVTQATVSRWERGQTAPDADHADRIHRLLDQALAQAQPGHDGALKRLVRHSTLPVHLICDRSHRLLAASPSREAEWTMAASTMLGVPLLPYATPQILAAEAGLADAGWYERPDSVLDLETETNGRADLLIRRSRMRWERITLEDGTAGRLVTTLRWGSPNGGPPIPLT, from the coding sequence ATGACGGATGGCCGAAGCTTAGTCGCCGACCTGCGGCGCCTGCGCCGGGTGCGCGGCCTGAAACAAGGCCACGTGGCCGACCTGCTGGGGGTGACCCAGGCGACGGTGTCGCGCTGGGAACGGGGCCAGACCGCGCCGGACGCGGACCATGCCGACCGCATCCATCGCCTGCTGGACCAGGCGCTGGCCCAGGCCCAACCGGGGCACGACGGCGCGTTGAAGCGCCTGGTGCGCCACTCCACCCTGCCCGTGCACCTGATCTGCGACCGCAGCCACCGGCTGCTGGCGGCCTCACCCTCGCGGGAGGCGGAATGGACAATGGCGGCCAGCACCATGCTGGGCGTGCCGCTGTTACCCTACGCCACGCCACAGATCCTGGCGGCGGAGGCCGGCCTGGCCGACGCCGGCTGGTACGAACGGCCGGACAGCGTGCTGGATCTGGAGACCGAAACCAACGGCCGTGCCGACCTGCTGATCCGCCGCAGCCGCATGCGATGGGAACGCATCACGCTGGAGGACGGCACGGCGGGCCGCCTGGTCACCACCCTGCGCTGGGGTTCCCCGAATGGCGGGCCGCCCATCCCGCTGACTTAG
- a CDS encoding nucleoside hydrolase — MITTPTALMAASAEAAKPYKIIIDTDPGQDDAVAILLALASPEDVEVLGITAVAGNAPLPWTEKNARRVCELAGRPDVKVFAGCDRPMVRLLHTAPEVHGDTGLDGPILPEPTMPLQDQHGVDFIIETVMREDPGTVTLCPLGPLTNVARALVKEPAIAPRLRQIVLMGGAQMEGGNSSPCAEFNIYVDPHAADIVFKSGVPIVMFPLDVTHQVLTSRRHMDRIQAVGNRVAQATYEMLDFYQRYDEAKYGTDGGPLHDPCVIAWLIRPEIFQGKTVNVEIETGSPLTTGQTVIDRWNTTGRPRNATVMLQADSDAFFDLLVERLKRFGV; from the coding sequence ATGATCACGACGCCCACCGCCCTGATGGCCGCCTCCGCTGAGGCGGCCAAGCCGTACAAGATCATCATCGACACCGATCCCGGCCAGGACGACGCCGTGGCCATCCTGCTGGCGCTGGCCAGCCCGGAGGATGTGGAGGTGCTGGGCATCACGGCGGTCGCCGGCAACGCGCCCCTGCCCTGGACCGAGAAGAACGCCCGGCGGGTGTGCGAGCTGGCGGGCCGGCCCGACGTGAAGGTCTTCGCCGGCTGTGACCGGCCCATGGTGCGCCTGCTGCACACGGCACCCGAGGTGCACGGCGATACCGGCCTGGACGGGCCCATCCTGCCGGAACCCACCATGCCGCTGCAGGACCAGCATGGCGTCGACTTCATCATCGAGACGGTGATGCGGGAGGATCCGGGCACCGTCACCCTGTGCCCGCTGGGCCCGCTGACCAACGTGGCCCGCGCCCTGGTCAAGGAACCGGCCATCGCGCCGCGCCTGCGCCAGATCGTGCTGATGGGCGGCGCGCAGATGGAAGGGGGCAATTCCAGCCCCTGTGCCGAGTTCAACATCTATGTCGACCCGCACGCCGCCGACATCGTCTTCAAGTCCGGCGTGCCCATCGTCATGTTCCCGCTGGACGTCACCCACCAGGTGCTCACATCCCGCCGCCACATGGACCGCATCCAGGCCGTGGGCAACCGCGTGGCCCAGGCGACCTATGAGATGCTGGACTTCTACCAGCGGTATGACGAGGCCAAGTACGGCACCGACGGCGGCCCCCTGCACGACCCCTGCGTCATCGCCTGGTTGATCCGGCCGGAGATTTTCCAGGGCAAGACCGTGAATGTGGAGATCGAGACGGGCAGCCCGCTGACCACCGGCCAGACGGTCATCGACCGCTGGAACACCACCGGCCGCCCACGCAACGCCACCGTCATGCTGCAGGCCGACAGCGATGCCTTCTTCGACCTGCTGGTGGAACGGCTGAAGCGCTTCGGCGTCTGA
- a CDS encoding HAD-IB family phosphatase — protein MSPFPAQLQTGDLAQTGGLPGLAVFDFDGTLVRGDSLLPFLARAVGRETLRRQLARSMAGAAARRTVVKGGRPEDADDDFKTAFKRRLLRRCLAGVPAERAREAAHDMAGWVRWHNPLRDTLLRHADQGHRVLVATGALTLYMPALLADLPVHDLLGTEMAVDGGGLLTGEMVAGNCVRAEKARRLDLWMAQTGPYGQRWGYGNQPSDLPFLALMDEATVVPTAH, from the coding sequence ATGTCCCCTTTCCCTGCGCAACTCCAGACCGGCGACCTGGCCCAGACCGGCGGCCTGCCGGGCCTGGCCGTGTTCGATTTCGACGGCACCCTGGTGCGCGGCGACAGCCTGCTGCCGTTCCTGGCGCGGGCGGTCGGGCGGGAAACCCTGCGCCGCCAGCTGGCCCGCAGCATGGCCGGGGCCGCGGCCCGCCGCACGGTGGTGAAAGGCGGCCGGCCGGAGGACGCGGACGATGATTTCAAGACGGCGTTCAAGCGCCGGCTGCTGCGCCGCTGCCTGGCCGGCGTACCGGCGGAGCGTGCCCGCGAGGCCGCCCACGACATGGCGGGATGGGTGCGTTGGCACAACCCTTTGCGCGACACCCTGCTGCGCCATGCCGACCAGGGGCACCGGGTGCTGGTCGCCACCGGTGCCCTGACCCTCTACATGCCGGCCCTTCTGGCCGACCTGCCGGTGCACGACCTGCTGGGGACGGAGATGGCGGTGGACGGCGGTGGCCTGCTGACGGGCGAGATGGTGGCCGGCAATTGCGTGCGCGCGGAAAAGGCCCGCCGCCTGGATTTGTGGATGGCGCAGACAGGCCCCTACGGCCAGCGCTGGGGCTATGGCAACCAGCCCAGCGACCTGCCCTTCCTGGCGCTGATGGATGAGGCGACGGTGGTGCCCACGGCGCACTGA
- a CDS encoding SAM-dependent chlorinase/fluorinase: MVEAWEIRWRPDALSVSFHGRDLFAPVAALLAGKQHLGDWGQPLAPGDLVGAALDGDAADHGRILYIDSYGNGWTGLRPLGTADGSVAPDARLWVRGANGGQAVEPARTFGAVPKGTPFWYVNSSGLVEIAVNQDRADRVLGLTLGTPIGVRAPYIKL; this comes from the coding sequence ATGGTCGAGGCGTGGGAGATCAGGTGGCGGCCCGACGCCCTGTCCGTCTCTTTCCATGGCCGCGACCTGTTCGCGCCGGTGGCGGCCCTGCTGGCCGGGAAGCAGCATTTGGGGGATTGGGGACAGCCGCTGGCGCCGGGCGACCTGGTGGGGGCCGCCCTGGACGGCGATGCCGCCGATCATGGCCGCATCCTCTACATCGACAGCTATGGCAATGGCTGGACGGGCTTGCGCCCTCTTGGTACTGCGGACGGCAGTGTGGCGCCGGACGCGCGCCTCTGGGTTCGCGGTGCCAATGGCGGCCAGGCGGTGGAGCCGGCCCGGACCTTCGGCGCCGTGCCCAAGGGCACGCCCTTCTGGTACGTGAACTCCAGCGGGCTGGTGGAGATCGCGGTCAACCAGGACCGGGCGGACCGGGTGCTAGGCCTCACCCTGGGGACGCCGATCGGCGTGCGGGCGCCCTACATCAAGCTGTAG
- a CDS encoding Bax inhibitor-1/YccA family protein: MAIGPYNRYASSTGAYDRALFDEGLRQHMLRVFNYMTVGLIVTGLVAFFGAQSQALVAAIFGTPLRWVVIFAPLAFVFALSAGFNRMSSSTLRAVFFAYCAVMGLSLMSIFLVYTGASVARVFFISAATFAGASLYGYTAKRDLTQFGSFLIMGVIGIVIASLVNIFLASSALQFAVSVLAVLIFTGLTAYDSQRIKEMYASSWGVEANTKLAVMGALSLYLNFINIFMSLLQLMGDRRN; this comes from the coding sequence ATGGCTATCGGACCCTATAATCGTTATGCGTCGAGCACGGGCGCTTACGACCGGGCCCTGTTCGATGAGGGCCTGCGTCAGCACATGCTGCGCGTTTTCAACTATATGACTGTCGGCCTGATCGTCACCGGCCTTGTCGCTTTCTTCGGGGCCCAGTCCCAGGCCCTGGTGGCGGCCATCTTCGGCACGCCCCTGCGCTGGGTGGTGATCTTCGCCCCGCTGGCCTTCGTGTTCGCCTTGTCGGCCGGCTTCAACCGCATGTCGTCCAGCACGCTGCGTGCCGTCTTCTTTGCCTACTGCGCGGTCATGGGCCTGTCGCTCATGAGCATCTTCCTGGTCTATACCGGGGCCAGCGTGGCGCGGGTGTTCTTCATCTCCGCCGCCACCTTCGCCGGCGCGTCGCTCTATGGCTACACCGCCAAGCGCGACCTGACGCAGTTCGGTTCCTTCCTGATCATGGGTGTGATCGGCATCGTCATCGCCAGCCTGGTCAACATCTTCCTGGCCTCCAGCGCGCTGCAGTTCGCGGTGTCGGTGCTGGCCGTGCTGATCTTCACGGGCCTCACCGCCTATGACAGCCAGCGCATCAAGGAGATGTACGCCTCTTCCTGGGGCGTGGAAGCCAACACCAAGCTGGCCGTCATGGGCGCGCTCAGCCTGTACCTGAACTTCATCAACATCTTCATGTCGCTGCTGCAGCTGATGGGCGACCGTCGCAACTAA
- a CDS encoding N-acetyltransferase, with the protein MILTTELPAHAGAIEHLLDTAFGPKRKAKTVYRLRRGIAPVADLCMVALDEEAPGYSVAQPRLVASIRYWPVMAADGTVTLMLGPIAVADDYRSAGLGGQLIRASLARAEALGYASVLLVGDAPYYSRFGFSREPVLGLKLPGPVELDRFLGLEFVPGSLAKAQGMLGRVPARLAPVAAMATAGTPAEVPAAKVARPRRRAVR; encoded by the coding sequence ATGATCCTGACGACTGAGCTGCCGGCGCACGCTGGCGCCATCGAACACCTGCTCGACACCGCCTTCGGACCGAAGCGCAAAGCCAAGACCGTATACCGCCTGCGCCGGGGCATCGCCCCCGTGGCCGACCTTTGCATGGTGGCCCTGGATGAAGAAGCGCCGGGCTATTCCGTTGCCCAGCCGCGGCTGGTGGCCTCCATCCGCTATTGGCCGGTAATGGCTGCCGACGGCACCGTTACCCTGATGCTGGGCCCCATCGCCGTGGCCGATGACTACCGGTCCGCCGGCCTGGGTGGCCAGCTGATCCGCGCCAGCCTGGCGCGGGCCGAGGCGCTGGGCTACGCCAGTGTCCTGCTGGTGGGCGACGCCCCGTACTACAGCCGTTTCGGCTTCAGCCGTGAACCGGTGCTGGGCCTGAAGCTGCCGGGCCCGGTGGAGCTGGACCGCTTCCTGGGCCTGGAATTCGTGCCCGGATCGCTGGCCAAGGCCCAGGGCATGCTGGGCCGCGTCCCGGCCCGTCTGGCCCCGGTCGCCGCCATGGCGACTGCCGGCACGCCCGCCGAAGTCCCCGCCGCCAAGGTCGCCCGCCCACGCCGGAGGGCGGTTCGCTGA
- the apaG gene encoding Co2+/Mg2+ efflux protein ApaG, which yields MYSETTHAIRVSVRPQFLDDQSSPAENHYVWAYTVRIENTGGEVVQLRARHWHITDALGRVQEVRGAGVVGEQPVLSPGQSFEYTSGTPLSTSSGIMVGSYQMERSDGSRFDVRIPAFSLDSPHGRGPLN from the coding sequence ATGTACAGTGAAACCACCCACGCCATCCGCGTCAGCGTGCGCCCGCAGTTCCTGGATGACCAGTCCTCCCCGGCCGAGAACCATTATGTCTGGGCCTATACCGTGCGAATCGAGAACACCGGGGGCGAGGTGGTGCAGCTACGCGCCCGCCACTGGCACATCACCGACGCCCTGGGCCGGGTGCAGGAGGTGCGGGGCGCCGGCGTGGTGGGGGAACAGCCGGTGCTGAGCCCCGGCCAGTCCTTCGAATACACCAGCGGCACCCCGCTGAGCACGTCGTCCGGCATCATGGTCGGCAGCTATCAGATGGAACGCAGCGACGGCAGCCGCTTCGACGTGCGCATCCCCGCCTTTTCCCTGGACAGCCCGCACGGTCGCGGCCCGTTGAACTGA
- the folE gene encoding GTP cyclohydrolase I FolE has product MVAGPVHQRRTVVAPAGRPTREEAEAAVRTLLRWAGDDPTREGLLGTPDRVVRSYEEFFAGYASDPMELLARTFEETDGYDEMVVLRDIRFESYCEHHMVPIIGVAHVAYLPRSRVVGISKLARVVEVYAKRLQIQEKMTAQIANTIEEVLQPLGVAVVIEAAHQCMTTRGVHKPGVSMVTSRMLGAFRTDPSTRREFLAMIGSPSNSGAMF; this is encoded by the coding sequence ATCGTGGCCGGCCCGGTCCACCAGCGGCGTACCGTCGTCGCCCCGGCCGGGCGCCCTACCCGCGAGGAGGCCGAGGCGGCTGTGCGCACCCTGCTGCGCTGGGCCGGCGACGACCCCACCCGTGAAGGCCTGCTGGGCACGCCGGACCGCGTGGTGCGCAGCTATGAGGAGTTCTTCGCCGGCTATGCGTCGGATCCGATGGAACTGCTGGCCCGCACGTTTGAGGAAACCGACGGCTACGACGAGATGGTCGTGCTGCGCGACATCCGGTTCGAGAGTTATTGCGAGCACCACATGGTGCCCATCATCGGCGTCGCCCACGTGGCCTACCTGCCGCGGTCCCGCGTGGTCGGCATTTCCAAGCTGGCCCGGGTGGTGGAGGTCTACGCCAAGCGCCTGCAGATCCAGGAGAAGATGACGGCGCAGATCGCCAACACCATCGAAGAGGTGCTGCAGCCCCTGGGCGTGGCCGTGGTGATCGAGGCGGCGCACCAGTGCATGACCACCCGCGGCGTGCACAAGCCCGGCGTGTCCATGGTCACCAGCCGCATGCTGGGCGCCTTCCGCACCGACCCCAGCACCCGGCGCGAATTCCTGGCCATGATCGGCAGCCCCAGCAACAGCGGCGCGATGTTTTAA
- a CDS encoding Hsp20 family protein, translating into MNTRVSFLNSPFLLGFDQFERTLDRISKSAAEGYPPYNIEQIGEDGLRISLAVAGFTFDDLQVQTEDNQLIIRGRQHDDKSRIYLHRGIAARQFQRSFVLADGIEVLGASLDNGLLHIDLRRPIPEPKVRTIKINGAGEGAAQPQTIDVSPDKHSAP; encoded by the coding sequence ATGAATACCCGAGTCTCGTTCCTGAACAGCCCGTTCCTGCTGGGCTTCGACCAGTTCGAGCGTACCCTGGACCGGATTTCCAAATCCGCCGCCGAGGGCTATCCCCCCTACAACATCGAACAGATCGGTGAGGACGGCCTGCGCATCTCGCTGGCCGTGGCGGGGTTCACCTTCGACGACCTGCAGGTCCAGACCGAAGACAACCAGCTGATCATCCGCGGCCGCCAGCACGACGACAAGTCGCGCATCTACCTGCACCGTGGCATCGCCGCGCGGCAATTCCAGCGCAGCTTCGTCCTGGCCGACGGGATCGAGGTGCTGGGCGCCAGCCTGGATAACGGCCTGCTGCACATCGACCTGCGCCGGCCCATCCCCGAGCCCAAGGTCCGCACCATCAAGATCAACGGCGCCGGCGAGGGCGCGGCACAGCCGCAGACCATCGACGTGTCGCCGGACAAGCATTCCGCCCCCTGA
- a CDS encoding DUF1150 family protein, whose product MTDSFDTDIPALSTEALRHLSTQDFATFGVNVLAYVKPVVTQGVLGYAIHAADGTPLAVAASSEVALASVRQHDMDPQRVH is encoded by the coding sequence ATGACCGACAGCTTCGACACCGACATCCCCGCCCTGAGCACCGAGGCGCTGCGCCACCTGTCCACCCAGGATTTCGCCACCTTCGGCGTCAACGTCCTGGCCTATGTGAAGCCGGTGGTGACGCAAGGTGTGCTGGGGTACGCCATCCACGCCGCCGACGGCACCCCGCTGGCTGTCGCCGCCTCGTCCGAAGTGGCGCTGGCCTCCGTCCGCCAGCACGACATGGACCCGCAGCGGGTGCACTGA
- the groL gene encoding chaperonin GroEL (60 kDa chaperone family; promotes refolding of misfolded polypeptides especially under stressful conditions; forms two stacked rings of heptamers to form a barrel-shaped 14mer; ends can be capped by GroES; misfolded proteins enter the barrel where they are refolded when GroES binds) has translation MAAKEVKFGVDARNRMLRGVDILADAVKVTLGPKGRNVVIDKSFGAPRITKDGVSVAKEIELADKFENMGAQMVREVASKTNDAAGDGTTTATVLAQAIVREGAKAVAAGLNPMDVKRGIDVAVSTVIADIKSRSKKISTSAEIAQVGTISANGETEIGEMIAKAMDKVGKEGVITVEEAKGFDTELEVVEGMQFDRGYLSPYFVTNADKMTVELDSPFILLHEKKLSGLQALLPVLEAVVQSSRPLLIVSEDVEGEALATLVVNKLRGGLKIAAVKAPGFGDRRKAMLEDMAILTGGQVISEDLGIKLENVSLDMLGTAKKVVITKDATTIVDGIGAKADIEARIGQIKSQIEETSSDYDREKLQERLAKLAGGVAVIRVGGATEVEVKERKDRVDDAMHATRAAVEEGVVAGGGTALLYATKALAGLTPVNDEQRVGIDIVRKALQSPVRQIAFNAGVDGSIVVGKLLDQASADFGYNAQTGEFGDMFAFGVIDPTKVVRTALQDAASVAGLLITTEAMVAEKPEKKGPPAGGQGMGDMDF, from the coding sequence ATGGCTGCCAAAGAAGTGAAGTTTGGCGTCGATGCCCGCAACCGCATGCTGCGCGGCGTGGACATCCTGGCTGACGCCGTGAAGGTGACCCTGGGCCCCAAGGGCCGCAACGTCGTCATCGACAAGAGCTTCGGCGCGCCGCGCATCACCAAGGACGGCGTCAGCGTCGCCAAGGAGATCGAGCTGGCCGACAAGTTCGAGAACATGGGCGCCCAGATGGTGCGCGAAGTGGCCTCGAAGACCAACGACGCCGCCGGTGACGGCACCACCACCGCCACCGTGCTGGCCCAGGCCATCGTGCGCGAAGGCGCCAAGGCCGTGGCCGCCGGCCTGAACCCGATGGACGTGAAGCGCGGCATCGACGTCGCCGTCTCCACCGTCATCGCGGACATCAAGAGCCGTTCCAAGAAGATCTCCACCTCGGCCGAGATCGCCCAGGTCGGCACCATCTCTGCCAACGGCGAGACCGAGATTGGCGAGATGATCGCCAAGGCGATGGACAAGGTCGGCAAGGAAGGCGTCATCACGGTTGAAGAGGCCAAGGGCTTCGACACCGAGCTGGAAGTCGTCGAGGGCATGCAGTTCGACCGCGGCTACCTGTCGCCGTACTTCGTGACCAACGCCGACAAGATGACGGTCGAGTTGGACAGCCCCTTCATCCTGCTGCACGAGAAGAAGCTGTCGGGCCTGCAGGCCCTGCTGCCGGTGCTGGAAGCCGTGGTGCAGTCCAGCCGCCCGCTGCTGATCGTGTCGGAAGACGTGGAAGGCGAGGCGCTGGCCACGCTGGTGGTGAACAAGCTGCGCGGCGGCCTGAAGATCGCCGCCGTGAAGGCCCCGGGCTTCGGTGATCGCCGCAAGGCGATGCTGGAAGACATGGCCATCCTGACGGGCGGCCAGGTCATCTCTGAAGACCTGGGCATCAAGCTTGAGAACGTGTCGCTGGACATGCTGGGCACCGCCAAGAAGGTGGTGATCACGAAGGACGCGACCACGATCGTGGACGGTATCGGCGCCAAGGCCGACATCGAGGCGCGCATCGGCCAGATCAAGTCGCAGATCGAGGAGACTTCCTCCGACTACGACCGTGAGAAGCTGCAGGAGCGTCTGGCGAAGCTGGCGGGCGGCGTTGCCGTCATCCGCGTCGGCGGCGCCACCGAGGTCGAGGTGAAGGAACGCAAGGACCGCGTTGACGACGCCATGCACGCCACCCGCGCCGCGGTGGAAGAGGGCGTGGTCGCCGGCGGCGGCACCGCCCTGCTGTACGCCACCAAGGCCCTGGCTGGCCTGACCCCGGTCAACGACGAGCAGCGCGTGGGCATCGACATCGTCCGCAAGGCCCTGCAGTCGCCGGTGCGTCAGATCGCCTTCAACGCCGGTGTCGATGGTTCCATCGTCGTCGGCAAGCTGCTGGACCAGGCCAGCGCCGATTTCGGCTACAACGCCCAGACCGGTGAGTTCGGCGACATGTTCGCGTTCGGCGTCATCGACCCCACGAAGGTCGTGCGCACTGCCCTGCAGGATGCCGCTTCCGTCGCCGGCCTGCTGATCACCACCGAAGCCATGGTGGCCGAGAAGCCCGAGAAGAAGGGCCCGCCAGCCGGTGGCCAAGGCATGGGCGACATGGACTTCTAA
- the groES gene encoding co-chaperone GroES, whose protein sequence is MKFRPLHDRVVVRRVESEQKTAGGIIIPDTVKEKPQEGEVVAVGPGARDEQGKLNALDVKAGDRVLFGKWSGTEVKIDGADFLIMKESDILGVIA, encoded by the coding sequence ATGAAGTTCCGTCCGTTGCACGACCGGGTGGTGGTGCGCCGCGTTGAGAGTGAACAGAAGACCGCCGGCGGCATCATCATCCCCGACACCGTCAAGGAAAAGCCCCAGGAGGGCGAGGTCGTGGCCGTCGGCCCCGGCGCCCGTGACGAGCAGGGCAAGCTGAACGCGCTGGACGTGAAGGCCGGTGATCGCGTGCTGTTCGGCAAGTGGTCGGGCACCGAGGTCAAGATCGATGGGGCCGATTTCCTCATCATGAAGGAATCCGACATCCTGGGCGTGATCGCCTGA
- a CDS encoding hemolysin family protein gives MLYLQVAILVLLILLNGFFAMSELAVLSARRGRLTTLAEKGHRGARTALALQENPSHFLSTVQIGITMIAIVEGAFGSATLSGPLAEWLAQVPALAEHAESIAVALVVLCITLLSLIIGELVPKRLALHASERIALVTAPFLQALSRVAAPVAWLLGAATEVVLKLLGAAGKRENGVTEEEVKSLIAEGTAAGVFEPEEKRMIEGVLGLSDRPARAIMTPRLEVMWLDLNDDVAQLTAEIQESHHSRFPVCRGSLDEVVGVLHAKAVLDAVLAGETPDLATLANPALIVHDGTQVMRLLELFRSSGQQMALVVDEYGSAEGIVTLTDILESIAGDLPEAHDVDEDEFVRREDGSMLIDGRMDIDEASNVLDLPGLRDGGDYLTLAGFLLFKLGHLPRVGEGITHAGYRFEVVDMDGRRIDKILVTPPAE, from the coding sequence ATGCTTTACCTGCAAGTCGCCATCCTGGTCCTGCTTATCCTGCTGAACGGCTTTTTCGCCATGTCCGAACTGGCGGTGCTTTCCGCCCGGCGCGGCCGTTTGACCACCCTGGCGGAGAAGGGCCACCGTGGCGCCCGCACGGCCCTGGCCCTGCAGGAGAACCCGTCGCACTTCCTGTCCACGGTGCAGATCGGCATCACCATGATCGCCATCGTGGAGGGGGCGTTCGGCAGCGCCACCCTGTCCGGACCGCTGGCCGAATGGCTGGCCCAGGTGCCGGCCCTGGCGGAGCATGCCGAAAGCATCGCCGTCGCCCTGGTGGTGCTGTGCATCACCCTGCTGTCGCTGATCATCGGCGAACTGGTGCCCAAGCGCCTGGCCCTGCACGCCAGTGAGCGCATCGCCCTGGTGACCGCCCCCTTCCTGCAGGCGCTATCACGCGTCGCCGCCCCGGTCGCCTGGCTGCTGGGCGCCGCCACGGAGGTGGTGCTGAAGCTGCTGGGGGCCGCCGGCAAGCGCGAGAACGGCGTGACGGAAGAAGAGGTCAAGAGCCTGATCGCGGAGGGTACGGCCGCCGGCGTGTTCGAGCCGGAGGAAAAGCGCATGATCGAGGGCGTGCTGGGGCTGTCGGACCGCCCCGCCCGCGCCATCATGACCCCCAGGCTGGAGGTGATGTGGCTGGACCTGAACGACGACGTCGCCCAGTTGACGGCCGAAATCCAGGAAAGCCACCACAGCCGCTTTCCCGTCTGCCGCGGCAGCCTGGATGAGGTGGTGGGCGTGCTGCACGCCAAGGCGGTGCTGGACGCCGTTCTGGCGGGCGAAACGCCGGACCTGGCCACGCTGGCCAACCCCGCCCTGATCGTCCACGACGGCACGCAGGTCATGCGCCTGCTGGAACTGTTCCGGTCATCCGGCCAGCAGATGGCCCTGGTGGTGGACGAATACGGCAGTGCCGAGGGCATCGTCACCCTGACCGACATCCTGGAATCCATCGCCGGCGACCTGCCCGAGGCCCACGACGTCGATGAGGACGAATTCGTGCGGCGCGAGGACGGGTCCATGCTGATCGACGGCCGCATGGACATCGACGAGGCCAGCAACGTCCTGGACCTGCCGGGTCTGCGCGACGGCGGCGACTACCTGACCCTGGCGGGTTTCCTGCTGTTCAAGCTGGGCCACCTGCCCCGCGTGGGCGAAGGCATCACCCACGCCGGCTATCGCTTCGAGGTGGTGGACATGGACGGCCGCCGCATCGACAAGATCCTGGTGACGCCGCCGGCGGAATAA
- the upp gene encoding uracil phosphoribosyltransferase, which yields MRTVPDFPNLFVADHPLIQHKLSHMRDKRRSTMGFRQLLREIALLMGYELTRDLPLTTERIETPLVEMDAPVIEGKKVAVVPILRAGLVMAEGLLELMPGAREGHIGLYRDHETKQPVEYLVKLPAAAGRTFILVDPMLATGNSAVHAVDVLNRHGVTDDQIRFMALVSAPEGVRVFHDAHPAVKVYTAALDSHLTDDAYIVPGLGDAGDRLFGTK from the coding sequence ATGCGCACCGTCCCCGATTTCCCCAACCTGTTCGTCGCCGACCACCCGCTGATCCAGCACAAGCTGTCGCATATGCGGGACAAGCGGCGTTCCACCATGGGTTTCCGCCAGCTGCTGCGCGAGATCGCGCTGCTGATGGGGTATGAGTTGACCCGCGACCTGCCCCTGACGACGGAGCGGATCGAGACGCCGCTGGTGGAAATGGACGCGCCGGTGATCGAGGGCAAGAAGGTGGCGGTGGTGCCCATCCTGCGCGCCGGCCTGGTGATGGCCGAAGGCCTGCTGGAACTGATGCCCGGTGCCCGCGAGGGGCACATCGGCCTCTACCGTGACCATGAGACCAAGCAGCCGGTGGAATACCTGGTGAAGCTGCCGGCTGCGGCCGGGCGCACCTTCATCCTGGTCGATCCCATGCTGGCCACCGGCAATTCCGCCGTGCACGCCGTGGACGTGCTGAACCGTCACGGCGTGACGGACGACCAGATCCGCTTCATGGCCCTGGTCTCTGCCCCTGAAGGCGTGCGCGTCTTCCACGACGCCCATCCGGCGGTGAAGGTCTACACCGCCGCCCTGGACAGCCACCTGACCGACGACGCTTATATCGTCCCGGGACTGGGCGATGCCGGCGACCGGCTGTTCGGGACCAAGTAG